In one Pseudomonas sp. R84 genomic region, the following are encoded:
- a CDS encoding low specificity L-threonine aldolase, with the protein MTDKSQQFASDNYSGICPEAWAAMEQANHGHQRAYGDDEWTARAADHFRKLFETDCEVFFAFNGTAANSLALSSLCQSYHSVICSETAHVETDECGAPEFFSNGSKLLIAGTENGKITPQSIREVALKRQDIHYPKPRVVTLTQATEVGSVYTPEEVRAISATCKELGLHLHMDGARFSNACAFLGCSPADLTWKAGVDVLCFGGTKNGMAVGEAILFFNHKLAEDFDYRCKQAGQLASKMRFLSAPWVGILENDAWLKYARHANHCAQLLAELVSDIPGVELMFPVQANGVFLQLSEPAIAALTAKNWRFYTFIGKGGARFMCSWDTEEERVRELARDIRKVMSA; encoded by the coding sequence ATGACCGACAAGAGCCAACAATTCGCCAGCGACAACTATTCCGGAATCTGCCCTGAAGCCTGGGCCGCGATGGAGCAGGCCAACCACGGCCATCAGCGCGCGTATGGCGACGATGAATGGACCGCGCGCGCGGCCGATCATTTCCGCAAACTGTTCGAAACCGACTGCGAAGTGTTCTTCGCCTTCAACGGCACCGCCGCCAACTCGCTGGCCCTGTCGTCGCTGTGCCAGAGTTACCACAGCGTGATCTGCTCGGAAACCGCCCACGTCGAAACCGACGAATGCGGCGCCCCGGAATTCTTCTCCAACGGTTCGAAACTGCTGATCGCCGGCACTGAAAACGGCAAGATCACCCCGCAATCGATCCGCGAAGTCGCGCTCAAGCGTCAGGACATTCACTACCCGAAACCGCGCGTGGTCACCCTGACCCAGGCCACCGAAGTCGGCAGCGTCTACACCCCGGAAGAAGTCCGCGCCATCAGCGCCACCTGCAAAGAGCTGGGCCTGCACCTGCACATGGACGGCGCGCGCTTCTCCAACGCCTGCGCATTCCTCGGTTGCTCGCCAGCGGATCTGACCTGGAAGGCCGGCGTCGACGTGCTGTGCTTCGGCGGCACCAAGAACGGCATGGCCGTGGGTGAGGCGATCCTGTTCTTCAACCACAAACTGGCGGAAGACTTCGACTATCGCTGCAAGCAGGCCGGTCAGTTGGCGTCGAAAATGCGCTTCCTCTCGGCACCGTGGGTCGGCATCCTCGAAAACGACGCCTGGCTCAAATACGCCCGCCACGCCAACCACTGCGCGCAACTGCTGGCAGAACTGGTCAGCGACATTCCCGGCGTCGAACTGATGTTCCCGGTGCAGGCCAACGGCGTGTTCCTGCAACTCTCGGAACCGGCCATCGCCGCCCTGACCGCGAAGAACTGGCGCTTCTACACCTTCATCGGCAAGGGCGGCGCACGCTTCATGTGCTCGTGGGACACCGAAGAAGAACGCGTCCGCGAACTGGCCCGCGACATCCGCAAAGTCATGTCCGCCTGA